One Corynebacterium efficiens YS-314 DNA segment encodes these proteins:
- the sufB gene encoding Fe-S cluster assembly protein SufB translates to MTSATTNPGATQPMTDDQIIESIGPYNYGWHDSDDAGASARRGLSEEVVRDISAKKGESEWMLQQRLKALSIFEKKPMPTWGADLSGIDFDQIKYFVRSTEKQAQSWEDLPEDIKNTYDRLGIPEAEKQRLVAGVAAQYESEVVYHQIREDLEEKGVIFLDTDTALKEHPELFQEYFGTVIPAGDNKFSALNSAVWSGGSFIYVPKGVHVDIPLQAYFRINTENMGQFERTLIIVDEDAYVHYVEGCTAPIYKSDSLHSAVVEIIVKKGGRCRYTTIQNWSNNVYNLVTKRTKVEEGGTMEWVDGNIGSKVTMKYPAVWMTGPHAKGEVLSVAFAGEGQFQDTGAKMVHMAPHTSSNIVSKSVARGGGRAAYRGLVQINANAHHSTSNVECDALLVDDISRSDTYPYNDIRNDHVSLGHEATVSQVSEEQLFYLMSRGLAEEEAMAMIVRGFVEPIAKELPMEYALELNRLIELQMEGSVG, encoded by the coding sequence ATGACTTCGGCAACTACGAACCCCGGGGCTACCCAGCCCATGACCGATGACCAGATTATCGAGTCCATCGGCCCGTACAACTACGGTTGGCACGACTCCGACGACGCTGGCGCCTCCGCACGACGCGGCCTCAGCGAGGAGGTCGTCCGTGACATCTCCGCCAAGAAGGGCGAGTCCGAGTGGATGCTCCAGCAGCGTCTGAAGGCCCTGTCCATCTTCGAGAAGAAGCCGATGCCGACCTGGGGTGCTGACCTCTCCGGTATCGACTTCGACCAGATCAAGTACTTCGTGCGCTCCACCGAGAAGCAGGCGCAGTCCTGGGAGGATCTCCCCGAAGACATCAAGAACACCTATGACCGCCTGGGCATCCCGGAGGCCGAGAAGCAGCGTCTCGTCGCCGGTGTCGCAGCCCAGTACGAGTCCGAGGTGGTCTACCACCAGATCCGCGAGGACCTGGAAGAGAAGGGTGTCATCTTCCTCGACACCGATACCGCCCTCAAGGAGCACCCTGAGCTGTTCCAGGAGTACTTCGGCACCGTCATCCCCGCCGGTGACAACAAGTTCTCCGCACTGAACTCCGCCGTGTGGTCCGGTGGCTCCTTCATCTACGTGCCCAAGGGCGTCCACGTGGACATCCCCCTGCAGGCCTACTTCCGCATCAACACCGAGAACATGGGTCAGTTCGAACGCACCCTGATCATCGTTGATGAGGATGCCTACGTGCACTACGTCGAGGGCTGCACCGCCCCGATCTACAAGTCCGACTCCCTGCACTCCGCAGTGGTGGAGATCATCGTGAAGAAGGGTGGTCGCTGCCGCTACACCACCATTCAGAACTGGTCCAACAATGTCTACAACCTGGTGACCAAGCGCACCAAGGTTGAAGAGGGCGGCACCATGGAATGGGTCGATGGCAACATCGGTTCCAAGGTCACCATGAAGTACCCGGCCGTCTGGATGACCGGCCCGCACGCCAAGGGTGAGGTCCTCTCCGTGGCCTTCGCCGGCGAGGGACAGTTCCAGGACACCGGCGCCAAGATGGTCCACATGGCTCCGCACACCTCCTCCAACATCGTGTCCAAGTCCGTGGCACGTGGTGGCGGACGCGCAGCCTACCGTGGTCTGGTCCAGATCAACGCCAACGCGCACCACTCCACCTCCAATGTCGAGTGTGACGCCCTCCTGGTCGACGACATCTCCCGTTCCGACACCTACCCGTACAACGACATCCGCAACGATCACGTGTCCCTCGGCCACGAGGCCACCGTGTCCCAGGTCTCCGAGGAGCAGCTGTTCTACCTCATGAGCCGCGGACTCGCGGAAGAAGAAGCAATGGCCATGATCGTCCGTGGCTTCGTTGAGCCGATCGCGAAGGAACTCCCGATGGAGTACGCCCTCGAGCTCAACCGCCTGATCGAACTGCAGATGGAAGGATCGGTGGGCTAA
- a CDS encoding quinone oxidoreductase family protein, with protein sequence MKAIQVSRTGGPEVLEYTDVDAPVPTDDQVLVKVTMAGVNYIDTYYREGMYHTRLPFIPGNEGSGEVLHDPQGLIAPGTKVAWYDGLGSYAEQVCVSRERLVAIPEGVAPEVAASMLLQGMTAHYLTHGVAQLGPGDSCLITAGAGGVGLMLTQMAVAAGARVYSVVSTDEKAELSLDAGATEVFRYSDNLAEQVRRHNGGIGVDVVYDGVGKATFSESLEAVRPRGMVCLFGAASGAVEPFDPQLLNTHGSIFLTRPTLGAWIAEEGEFAMRAQAVTQAIVDGTLRVRVTGIYELADAATAHSDLQNRATTGSIVLRVAQD encoded by the coding sequence ATGAAGGCAATCCAAGTTTCCCGCACAGGTGGACCAGAGGTCCTCGAATACACCGATGTTGACGCCCCCGTGCCCACCGATGATCAGGTACTGGTCAAGGTGACCATGGCGGGCGTCAACTATATTGACACCTATTACCGCGAAGGCATGTACCACACACGCCTGCCGTTCATCCCCGGCAATGAGGGATCCGGCGAGGTGCTGCATGACCCCCAGGGGCTCATCGCACCCGGCACCAAGGTGGCCTGGTATGACGGCCTGGGGTCCTACGCCGAGCAGGTCTGCGTGTCCCGTGAACGCCTCGTCGCCATCCCGGAGGGGGTGGCACCCGAGGTCGCCGCATCCATGCTGCTGCAGGGCATGACCGCCCACTATCTCACCCACGGTGTCGCACAGCTGGGGCCCGGTGATTCCTGTCTGATCACCGCGGGCGCCGGTGGTGTGGGCCTGATGCTGACCCAGATGGCGGTGGCCGCGGGAGCCCGCGTCTACAGTGTCGTCTCCACCGATGAGAAGGCGGAACTCTCACTGGACGCGGGCGCGACGGAGGTGTTCCGTTACTCCGACAACCTCGCCGAGCAGGTGCGCCGCCACAACGGTGGCATCGGCGTGGACGTGGTGTATGACGGCGTGGGCAAGGCAACCTTCAGCGAATCACTGGAGGCGGTCCGCCCCCGTGGCATGGTCTGCCTGTTCGGCGCGGCCTCGGGTGCCGTTGAACCCTTCGACCCGCAGCTGCTCAACACCCACGGTTCCATCTTCCTCACCCGCCCGACCCTGGGTGCCTGGATCGCCGAGGAGGGTGAATTCGCCATGCGTGCGCAGGCCGTCACCCAGGCGATCGTCGACGGCACCCTGCGGGTGCGCGTCACCGGCATCTATGAGCTTGCCGACGCCGCCACCGCCCACTCGGATCTGCAGAACCGCGCGACCACCGGCTCCATCGTCCTGCGCGTCGCCCAGGACTGA
- a CDS encoding heme o synthase, protein MATLWRNKPLETIKAYIALTKPRVIELLLVATIPAMLQAERGEHNIILILLTVIGGWMGAAAANTFNMVADSDIDQRMGRTRARPLVKHTVSNRDASIFAWVLTVASFLWLWLLCNSLTAAVFVMITIAFYIFVYTKWLKRRTHMNIVWGGAAGCMPVAVGWAVIVDQFPEGQPQQWWQAIVLFLIIFFWTPPHTWALAMKYREDYKAAGVPMLPVVRTPVQVTRQIVWYSVATVLVTFLLIPAAGWIYAAAAVLAGVAFLWMAIRLHLGIKNGAEVKPLKLFILSNNYLAVLFLALSVDAVLGIQTIGEMMGWNTTFF, encoded by the coding sequence ATAGCAACGTTGTGGAGGAATAAACCCTTGGAGACGATCAAGGCCTATATTGCGCTTACGAAGCCCAGGGTCATCGAACTCCTCCTTGTTGCCACCATCCCCGCCATGCTCCAGGCCGAGCGCGGGGAGCACAATATCATTCTCATCCTGCTCACCGTCATCGGTGGCTGGATGGGAGCGGCGGCGGCCAACACCTTCAACATGGTGGCCGACTCGGATATTGACCAGCGCATGGGGCGCACCCGCGCACGCCCGCTGGTCAAGCACACGGTGAGCAATCGGGATGCCTCAATCTTCGCCTGGGTTCTCACGGTGGCCAGTTTCCTGTGGCTGTGGCTGCTGTGTAACTCGCTGACCGCGGCGGTGTTCGTCATGATCACCATCGCCTTCTACATCTTCGTCTACACGAAGTGGTTGAAGCGCCGCACCCACATGAACATCGTGTGGGGTGGAGCCGCCGGATGTATGCCGGTTGCGGTCGGCTGGGCCGTGATCGTCGATCAGTTCCCCGAGGGACAGCCCCAGCAGTGGTGGCAGGCCATCGTCCTGTTCCTCATCATCTTCTTCTGGACCCCACCGCACACCTGGGCCCTGGCCATGAAGTACCGCGAAGACTACAAGGCAGCCGGTGTGCCCATGCTGCCGGTGGTGCGCACCCCGGTCCAGGTCACTCGTCAGATCGTGTGGTACTCCGTGGCCACTGTCCTGGTCACCTTCCTGCTCATCCCGGCTGCGGGATGGATCTATGCCGCAGCGGCCGTACTCGCCGGTGTGGCCTTCCTCTGGATGGCGATCCGACTCCACCTGGGCATCAAGAACGGTGCCGAGGTCAAGCCGCTGAAGCTGTTCATCCTCTCCAACAATTACCTCGCCGTGCTGTTCCTGGCGCTGTCGGTCGATGCCGTGCTGGGCATCCAGACCATTGGTGAGATGATGGGCTGGAACACCACGTTCTTCTGA
- a CDS encoding helix-turn-helix transcriptional regulator has translation MLILLERAPVTASEIADQLQLSTAGVRRHLDNLVEDELIEATKPRQNPYEPKTRGRPAKSYRLTSQGRAIFGHEYDTLAASALATLREFGGDEAVREFARRRIATIVEGVTPAEVSEQSIRDTAKSLVDAFSRHGYAATVDAAGGGLQICQHHCPISNVATEFPELCEAEHHAVSELLGLHTQPLATIADGHGICTTNIPLTPITHTPDERSGS, from the coding sequence ATGCTGATTCTTCTGGAGCGAGCCCCTGTGACTGCGTCCGAGATTGCGGACCAACTTCAGCTTTCCACTGCAGGAGTGCGCAGACACTTAGACAACCTGGTCGAGGATGAACTGATCGAGGCCACCAAGCCCAGACAGAATCCCTACGAACCCAAGACACGGGGGAGGCCGGCGAAGTCGTACCGGCTGACCTCCCAGGGTCGGGCGATATTCGGCCATGAATACGACACCCTGGCAGCTTCGGCCCTCGCCACCCTCCGGGAGTTCGGCGGGGATGAGGCTGTCCGTGAGTTTGCCAGAAGGCGGATCGCGACCATCGTCGAGGGGGTCACCCCGGCGGAGGTCAGCGAACAGTCTATCAGGGACACAGCCAAATCCCTGGTCGATGCCTTCAGCAGACACGGTTATGCAGCTACAGTCGACGCCGCCGGCGGGGGACTGCAGATCTGCCAGCATCACTGCCCCATCTCCAACGTGGCAACGGAATTCCCGGAGCTGTGCGAGGCGGAGCACCATGCTGTGTCAGAACTGCTGGGTCTACACACCCAGCCCCTGGCCACCATCGCGGATGGACATGGCATCTGCACGACCAACATTCCATTGACACCCATCACACACACTCCTGATGAAAGGAGCGGATCATGA
- the sufC gene encoding Fe-S cluster assembly ATPase SufC, producing MSTLEIRNLHAQVLPSDESAEPIEILKGVNLTINSGEIHAIMGPNGSGKSTLAYTIGGHPRYEITEGEVLLDGENILEMEVDERARAGVFLAMQYPTEIPGVSVANFLRSAATAIRGEAPKLREWVKEVRSAQEALSIDPEFSNRSVNEGFSGGEKKRHEVLQLDLLKPKFAIMDETDSGLDVDALRIVSQGINSYKEETNGGILMITHYKRILNYVEPDFVHVFADGRIVTTGGPELADQLEAGGYDQFIK from the coding sequence ATGAGCACTCTTGAAATCCGTAACCTGCACGCACAGGTCCTGCCTTCCGACGAATCCGCCGAGCCGATCGAGATCCTGAAGGGCGTCAACCTCACCATCAACTCCGGTGAGATCCACGCCATCATGGGCCCCAACGGTTCCGGTAAGTCCACCCTGGCCTACACCATCGGTGGCCACCCGCGCTACGAGATCACCGAGGGCGAGGTCCTCCTCGACGGTGAGAACATCCTGGAGATGGAAGTCGACGAGCGCGCACGCGCCGGAGTCTTCCTGGCCATGCAGTACCCCACCGAGATCCCGGGTGTCTCCGTCGCCAACTTCCTGCGTTCCGCAGCCACCGCCATCCGTGGCGAGGCCCCGAAGCTGCGCGAGTGGGTCAAGGAGGTCCGTTCCGCACAGGAGGCGCTGTCCATCGATCCGGAATTCTCCAACCGCTCCGTCAATGAGGGTTTCTCCGGTGGCGAGAAGAAGCGCCACGAGGTGCTGCAGCTCGACCTGCTGAAGCCGAAGTTCGCCATCATGGATGAGACCGACTCCGGCCTCGATGTCGATGCACTGCGCATTGTCTCCCAGGGCATCAACTCCTACAAGGAGGAGACCAACGGCGGCATCCTCATGATCACCCACTACAAGCGCATCCTGAACTACGTGGAGCCGGACTTCGTCCACGTCTTCGCCGACGGCAGGATCGTCACCACCGGTGGCCCGGAGCTGGCTGACCAGCTCGAGGCCGGCGGCTACGACCAGTTCATCAAGTAG
- a CDS encoding COX15/CtaA family protein, whose translation MKPLPRWAPTIRVQRILALLLLIFQGGITVTGSIVRVTGSGLGCDTWPLCHEGSLVPVAGAAPWIHQAVEFGNRLLTFVLVAAALAVFLAVVAAKRRREIKVHAFIQGIGIIIQAVIGGISVLVDLHWYAVALHFLPSMLLVWLAAILYTRIGEPDDGQPVMKFPSWIRNVAVVAALALTVVLVTGTMTTGAGPHSGDASISMDDRLDVDIDLMAHIHGYSMYVYLFFTLIVVAGVFLMKAPRNIQRLSIMLVLFILIQGGIGILQYRMGVPRWTVPVHIAMSSVVVAFTSLFWAQGRVREDGEAVVTGSPEGDAKRAVIATASGTPGDGRAS comes from the coding sequence ATGAAGCCCCTGCCCAGGTGGGCTCCAACCATCCGGGTGCAGCGAATCCTCGCGCTGCTTCTGCTGATCTTCCAGGGAGGCATCACCGTCACCGGCTCCATCGTGCGTGTCACCGGCTCCGGCCTGGGGTGTGACACCTGGCCACTGTGCCACGAGGGGTCCCTCGTCCCGGTCGCCGGTGCGGCCCCGTGGATCCACCAGGCCGTGGAGTTCGGCAACCGCCTGCTCACCTTTGTGCTCGTCGCCGCCGCCCTGGCTGTCTTCCTCGCGGTGGTCGCTGCCAAGCGTCGGCGGGAGATCAAGGTCCACGCCTTCATCCAGGGCATCGGCATCATCATCCAGGCGGTCATCGGCGGCATCTCCGTGCTGGTGGATCTGCACTGGTACGCGGTGGCACTGCACTTCCTGCCGTCCATGCTCCTGGTCTGGTTGGCGGCGATCCTCTACACCCGGATCGGTGAGCCCGATGACGGGCAGCCTGTGATGAAATTCCCATCCTGGATCCGCAATGTCGCTGTGGTTGCGGCCCTCGCCCTGACCGTCGTCCTGGTCACCGGCACCATGACCACCGGTGCCGGCCCCCACTCCGGTGACGCCAGCATCAGTATGGACGACCGGCTCGATGTGGATATCGATCTCATGGCGCACATCCACGGCTACTCCATGTACGTCTACCTCTTCTTCACACTGATCGTGGTGGCCGGTGTGTTCCTGATGAAGGCACCGCGGAACATCCAGCGTCTGAGCATCATGCTCGTGCTGTTCATCCTCATCCAGGGTGGTATCGGCATCCTCCAGTACCGCATGGGTGTTCCCCGCTGGACCGTACCGGTGCACATCGCCATGTCCTCGGTGGTGGTGGCCTTCACCTCGCTGTTCTGGGCCCAGGGCCGGGTACGTGAGGACGGTGAGGCCGTGGTGACCGGCTCGCCCGAGGGTGATGCCAAACGCGCGGTGATCGCCACTGCCTCCGGTACCCCGGGTGACGGTCGGGCGTCGTAA
- a CDS encoding ABC transporter permease: protein MITNESRFPAGTFAPAPRRASPARMLLAQGRVESLLFLRHGEQQLLNLFLPLVGLIALARFDLVPGDSDSSLAVAFPFIMAVASMSSGFTGQAISLAFDRRYGALKRTGASGVPAWTIVFGKVIAVLAVTVVQILILGTTALILGWRTSVTGALLGILTLLIGVAAFTALGLLMGGTLSSELVLALANLIWVVLTGIAAWAVFSPEVNADGALSVIPSVALAQGISNAFAGDLPWLQLGILLVWLAVAGFAANRWFSFTAGR from the coding sequence ATGATCACCAACGAATCCCGCTTCCCCGCGGGCACCTTCGCGCCGGCCCCCCGACGGGCCTCGCCGGCCCGGATGCTGCTCGCGCAGGGCAGGGTCGAGTCCCTGCTGTTTCTCCGGCACGGCGAACAACAGCTGCTCAACCTCTTCCTCCCGCTGGTCGGGCTCATCGCCCTCGCCCGGTTCGATCTGGTCCCGGGTGATAGTGACAGCTCGCTCGCCGTCGCGTTCCCCTTCATCATGGCCGTGGCCTCGATGAGCTCAGGTTTTACCGGCCAGGCCATCTCGCTGGCCTTTGACCGTCGCTACGGCGCCCTCAAACGCACCGGGGCCAGCGGCGTGCCGGCGTGGACCATTGTCTTCGGCAAGGTCATCGCGGTGCTCGCCGTGACGGTTGTCCAGATCCTCATCCTGGGCACCACCGCCCTCATCCTCGGATGGCGCACGTCGGTCACTGGTGCCCTGCTGGGTATCCTCACCCTCCTGATCGGTGTCGCGGCCTTCACCGCCCTGGGTCTCCTCATGGGTGGCACCCTGTCCTCCGAGCTCGTGCTCGCGCTGGCCAATCTCATCTGGGTGGTGCTCACCGGTATCGCCGCCTGGGCGGTCTTCTCCCCCGAGGTCAACGCGGATGGGGCGTTGTCGGTCATCCCGTCTGTCGCACTGGCGCAGGGTATCTCCAACGCCTTCGCCGGGGATCTCCCCTGGCTCCAGCTGGGCATTCTGCTCGTGTGGTTGGCCGTCGCCGGATTCGCGGCCAACAGGTGGTTCAGTTTCACCGCCGGCCGGTAG
- the mptB gene encoding polyprenol phosphomannose-dependent alpha 1,6 mannosyltransferase MptB encodes MRVTEGEKHTIDTEPGLQRNWLNRVPRPFRAVFRELPRLGRAGSRSATLHVGDAPTALVDTPTAPQQPTSPLTGPELGRFTLLRLIGTMGALMIAFGALGAGALPVINNPYAGFPGGNFMARMLQTSSMVVLIGVGLLVLAWVLMAPFTGVSIRRRDSLPARVSISMLRRTFIAWVAPIMLTAPLFTQDIYSYLAQGSIVAQGMDPYSAGPLDLLGPDNHLARSVPFIWAQSPSPYGPVALGVASAISVITGDSIVAGVFGHRIVSLLGVLAAGWAVTMLARRCRVPESVAFWLGILNPLLILHLIGGIHNESILLGLMLVGLEMGLRGTDRIRAGLFGPAALHLIAGGVLISCSGMVKVTGFIALGFIGMAIAREIHARGHNHVLSVGFAALIQVALLIASVALATVITGIGLGWVTGQGGAASIRSWMSMTTDIGVIAGFLGMHLGLGDHTTAILVTTRAAGIIVAGGFMVRMLFATYRGHIHPVGALGVSTFVLVLLFPVVHPWYMLWAIVPLAPWANRLFFQIGVVAYSTAFSFFVLPRGLALPANTIFTIYSGALIGFIITVVLGWWVLSRRRWSTTFGLH; translated from the coding sequence ATGCGCGTGACAGAGGGCGAGAAACACACCATTGATACGGAACCCGGATTGCAGCGCAACTGGCTGAACCGGGTTCCACGCCCCTTCCGGGCGGTCTTCCGCGAGTTGCCCCGACTGGGACGCGCCGGTTCCAGGTCGGCCACGCTGCACGTCGGTGACGCCCCCACGGCGCTTGTCGACACCCCCACCGCCCCCCAACAGCCCACCTCACCGCTCACCGGTCCGGAACTGGGCCGCTTCACACTGCTGCGGCTCATCGGCACCATGGGCGCCCTCATGATCGCCTTCGGCGCCCTGGGGGCCGGTGCGCTCCCGGTGATCAACAATCCCTACGCCGGTTTCCCGGGGGGCAACTTCATGGCCCGGATGCTCCAGACCTCCTCCATGGTGGTGCTCATCGGCGTGGGCCTGCTGGTTCTGGCATGGGTGCTGATGGCCCCGTTCACCGGGGTGTCCATCCGTCGACGTGACTCCCTCCCGGCGCGCGTGAGCATCTCCATGCTGCGACGCACCTTCATCGCGTGGGTTGCGCCGATCATGCTGACCGCCCCACTGTTCACCCAGGACATCTATTCCTACCTGGCCCAGGGTTCGATCGTGGCCCAGGGGATGGATCCCTACTCCGCCGGTCCCCTCGACCTGCTCGGTCCGGACAACCACCTGGCACGGTCGGTGCCGTTCATCTGGGCGCAGTCCCCGTCGCCCTACGGGCCGGTGGCGTTGGGAGTGGCCTCCGCGATCAGTGTGATCACCGGTGACAGCATCGTGGCCGGGGTGTTCGGCCACCGGATTGTCTCCCTCCTGGGGGTGCTTGCCGCCGGCTGGGCCGTGACCATGCTGGCGCGCAGGTGCCGGGTCCCGGAGTCCGTTGCCTTCTGGCTCGGCATCCTCAACCCACTGCTCATCCTCCATCTCATCGGTGGTATCCACAACGAGTCCATTCTCCTCGGTCTCATGCTGGTGGGGTTGGAGATGGGCCTGCGTGGCACAGACCGCATCCGCGCCGGACTCTTCGGCCCGGCCGCCCTCCATCTCATCGCCGGTGGGGTACTCATTTCGTGTTCGGGCATGGTGAAGGTGACCGGGTTCATCGCCCTGGGGTTCATCGGCATGGCGATCGCCCGGGAGATCCACGCCCGCGGGCACAACCATGTCCTCTCGGTCGGGTTCGCCGCCTTGATCCAGGTGGCCCTACTGATTGCGAGCGTGGCGCTGGCCACCGTGATCACGGGCATCGGGCTCGGGTGGGTCACCGGCCAGGGAGGGGCGGCATCGATCCGCAGCTGGATGTCCATGACCACCGATATCGGGGTGATCGCCGGTTTCCTCGGCATGCACCTGGGCCTGGGTGATCACACGACAGCGATCCTGGTCACCACCCGTGCCGCCGGGATCATCGTCGCCGGAGGCTTCATGGTGCGTATGTTGTTCGCCACCTACCGCGGCCACATCCACCCGGTCGGTGCCCTTGGTGTCTCCACCTTCGTCCTGGTCCTCCTCTTCCCCGTCGTCCACCCCTGGTACATGCTCTGGGCCATTGTCCCCCTGGCCCCGTGGGCCAACCGCCTGTTCTTCCAGATCGGTGTGGTGGCCTACTCCACCGCCTTCAGCTTCTTTGTTCTGCCCCGGGGTCTGGCGCTCCCGGCCAACACCATCTTCACCATCTATTCCGGTGCGCTCATCGGATTCATCATCACCGTGGTCCTCGGATGGTGGGTGCTGAGCCGACGTAGGTGGTCTACAACCTTTGGTTTACACTGA
- the sufD gene encoding Fe-S cluster assembly protein SufD yields MTTTEVETVNAATPHNTKGDVFSSYNVEDFPIPRGRDEVWRFISLRRLRGLHNGEFAPATTSDVAVEIPAGAEGVTHEVVGRDDERLGRAGAPVDRVAAQAWTSMEQGDVITFARDTQNKTPVVITVTGKGEGVTSFGAISIEVEPGAEAIVALQYVGSGTHADNVEFIVGDNARLTVITDTHWNNDAVHLSNQLAKIGRDATLRHTVATFGGEVVRIVPRVRFTAPGGDAEMLGVYFADDGQYFEQRLLVDHAVPNCRSNVLYKGALQGDKDSDKPEARTCWVGDVLIRSNAHGTDTYEANRSLVLTEGARADAIPNLEIETGQIVGAGHAATVGRFNDEHVFYLQARGIPADEARRLIVRGFFNEVINKVPVESIREELENRVSSELAVLGM; encoded by the coding sequence ATGACTACTACTGAAGTGGAAACTGTCAACGCCGCCACCCCGCACAACACCAAGGGTGACGTCTTCTCCTCCTACAACGTGGAGGACTTCCCGATCCCACGCGGTCGCGATGAGGTCTGGCGTTTCATCTCCCTGCGTCGTCTGCGTGGTCTGCACAACGGTGAATTCGCACCGGCAACCACCTCCGATGTCGCAGTTGAGATCCCGGCCGGTGCCGAGGGTGTCACCCACGAGGTCGTGGGCCGTGACGACGAGCGTCTCGGACGCGCCGGCGCACCGGTTGACCGCGTCGCCGCACAGGCATGGACCTCCATGGAGCAGGGTGACGTGATCACCTTCGCCCGGGACACCCAGAACAAGACCCCCGTGGTCATCACCGTCACCGGCAAGGGTGAGGGTGTCACCTCCTTCGGGGCCATCTCCATCGAGGTGGAGCCGGGTGCGGAGGCCATCGTGGCGCTGCAGTATGTCGGTTCCGGTACCCACGCGGACAACGTCGAATTCATCGTCGGCGACAATGCCCGCCTGACCGTGATCACCGACACCCACTGGAACAATGACGCTGTTCACCTCAGCAACCAGCTGGCGAAGATCGGCCGTGACGCCACCCTGCGCCACACCGTCGCCACCTTCGGCGGTGAGGTGGTCCGCATCGTCCCACGCGTGCGTTTCACCGCCCCCGGTGGCGATGCGGAGATGCTCGGCGTCTACTTCGCAGATGACGGACAGTACTTCGAGCAGCGACTGCTCGTGGATCACGCTGTCCCGAACTGCCGCTCCAACGTCCTGTACAAGGGCGCACTCCAGGGTGACAAGGACTCCGACAAGCCCGAGGCCCGTACCTGCTGGGTCGGCGATGTCCTCATCCGCTCCAATGCCCACGGCACCGACACCTACGAGGCCAACCGCTCCCTGGTGCTCACCGAGGGCGCACGCGCAGATGCCATCCCGAACCTGGAGATCGAAACCGGTCAGATCGTCGGCGCAGGCCACGCGGCCACTGTTGGTCGGTTCAACGACGAACACGTCTTCTACCTGCAGGCACGCGGCATCCCGGCGGATGAGGCACGTCGTCTCATCGTCCGTGGTTTCTTCAATGAGGTCATCAACAAGGTGCCCGTCGAGTCCATCCGTGAGGAACTCGAAAACCGCGTCTCCTCCGAACTCGCCGTTCTCGGAATGTAG
- a CDS encoding ABC transporter ATP-binding protein: MTSKFPVHRALADTAADSPSPVHRANQTAIVVDDVVKRYGDNTAVDGLSFTVERGTVLALLGPNGAGKTTTIEMCEGFTRPTSGRISVLGINPTTHPDQVRRRIGIMLQGGGSYSGIRVGEMLNLAASYNDNPHDPEWLLDVVGLTGARRTTYRRLSGGQQQRLSLALALIGRPEIIFLDEPTAGMDAQSRNMVWELIGDLRRDGVTVVLTTHLMDEAEALADHVIIIDQGRIVAQGTPEQLTNQGRELGGTVSLETTSALDAEVLVDKLHARGLANVSVRASRPLAYTLKTDPTPGVIALITEAVAEQDVLIRNLSTNHRSLEDVFLDITGKELRS; this comes from the coding sequence GTGACATCTAAGTTTCCTGTTCACCGCGCCCTAGCTGACACGGCTGCGGATTCCCCATCCCCCGTCCACCGTGCCAACCAGACCGCCATCGTTGTTGATGATGTGGTGAAGCGCTATGGAGACAATACCGCCGTCGATGGCCTGTCCTTCACCGTGGAACGCGGCACCGTGCTGGCACTGTTGGGACCCAATGGCGCCGGTAAGACCACCACCATCGAGATGTGCGAGGGGTTCACCCGCCCCACCTCGGGGCGGATCAGCGTGCTGGGGATCAATCCCACCACCCATCCCGACCAGGTCCGCCGCAGGATCGGCATCATGCTGCAGGGCGGGGGGTCCTACAGTGGCATCCGGGTCGGTGAGATGCTCAATCTCGCCGCCTCCTACAATGACAACCCCCATGATCCGGAGTGGTTGCTCGATGTCGTCGGGCTCACCGGGGCCCGCCGGACCACCTACCGGCGTCTCTCCGGTGGTCAGCAGCAGCGCCTGTCCCTGGCGCTGGCGCTGATCGGCCGGCCGGAGATCATCTTCCTCGATGAGCCGACCGCGGGCATGGATGCCCAGTCCCGGAACATGGTCTGGGAACTCATCGGGGACCTCCGCCGGGACGGTGTGACGGTGGTGTTGACCACCCACCTCATGGATGAGGCCGAGGCGCTGGCCGATCACGTCATCATCATCGACCAGGGTCGGATCGTGGCCCAGGGCACCCCCGAGCAGCTCACCAACCAGGGTCGCGAGCTGGGGGGAACCGTGTCGCTGGAGACCACGTCCGCACTGGATGCGGAGGTGCTCGTCGACAAGCTCCATGCCCGGGGACTGGCCAACGTCTCCGTGCGGGCGAGCCGGCCATTGGCCTACACCCTGAAAACCGACCCCACCCCGGGAGTGATCGCGTTGATCACCGAAGCCGTGGCCGAGCAGGATGTGCTGATCCGGAATCTGAGCACGAATCACCGGTCGCTCGAGGATGTCTTCCTCGACATCACCGGCAAAGAGTTGAGGAGCTGA